The following are encoded in a window of Nakamurella sp. A5-74 genomic DNA:
- a CDS encoding NlpC/P60 family protein produces MNKSHLRTTRQRRLAVARATVALTFIGGLVLGSAAPAGAAPTVISASHTVASPIRVAAPIPPPPPNPSDDDIQGSEDAANAAASEVGQLSGRVTATENRIATLQDDMQSKQELVNKAYVDLDVAKDDAEQAALAATTARRQAAQADTAVTVAEQKAATFAAASFRNGSVIGSEAALLDARDLNDLLARDALLEQVSESQLDFIGNLQTARNRKASADAAARSAQEKAQAAQQAAEQAASFAEQAKDAATIALGKGQTELDALQSQLTTQQAAYRSALDNTASLKSQREAYDQWLVEKKAEEERQRVLAEQRRQAAIVEAARKAAVERAAAEARAQAIAEAQAQAEADRQAALRAAEAAAAREASIKAAADAQERRIAATEAAAEQSRQQAAAAEARQAAADRSAATSAAASREAAAAQAASDARAAAARRAAAAQRAVDQRAEASAAASRQAAAEQAAAEQAAAAARAAAGTAAARTAAAAQRAADQRAEASAAASRQAAAEQAAAERAAADGRAAAARRAAAAQRAVDQRAEARTAASRQAAAEQAAADGRAAASAAAARRAAAAQRAADQRAEASAAASRRAAAAQAAAQGRAAASAAAARRAAAAQRAADRRAASAAADARRQAALRAQATERARVAAARRAKEMADKLKQIRGNGTGGGSYFQNCDAARSAGFAPMRRGEAGYRAGLDPNSNGIACDAGAGSAPSAGSGSSGGSGSSGGGSVSVPSDGSKGSIVVNAALKWLGTPYSWGGGNSSGPTTGISAGCTSTCQQYEPWNTVGFDCSGLTLYAWAQAGVSLPHYSAYQFQSGQRISRSDVQPGDLVFFADNTSDWTTIHHVAIYLGNGQLIEAPQSGVPVRIRGWRDDGYIGAVRPGT; encoded by the coding sequence GTGAACAAGTCACACCTGCGGACCACACGTCAGCGACGCCTCGCCGTCGCGCGTGCAACGGTCGCACTGACGTTCATCGGGGGCCTGGTGCTCGGATCGGCGGCACCGGCCGGTGCCGCACCCACCGTCATCTCCGCTTCGCACACGGTGGCCTCGCCGATCCGGGTCGCCGCTCCGATCCCCCCGCCGCCGCCGAACCCTTCCGACGACGACATCCAGGGCAGTGAGGACGCAGCGAACGCGGCCGCCAGTGAGGTCGGTCAGCTCTCCGGACGGGTGACCGCCACCGAGAACCGCATCGCGACCCTGCAGGACGACATGCAGTCCAAGCAGGAGCTCGTGAACAAGGCCTATGTCGACCTCGATGTCGCCAAGGACGATGCCGAACAGGCCGCCCTGGCCGCCACGACGGCACGCCGGCAGGCGGCCCAGGCGGACACCGCCGTGACCGTCGCCGAGCAGAAGGCCGCGACCTTCGCTGCAGCCTCGTTCCGCAACGGGTCGGTGATCGGTTCGGAGGCCGCGCTGCTCGACGCGCGAGACCTGAACGATCTGCTCGCCAGGGATGCGCTCCTCGAGCAGGTCTCCGAGTCCCAGCTGGACTTCATCGGCAACCTGCAGACAGCGCGCAACCGGAAGGCGTCCGCGGACGCCGCGGCCCGCTCCGCGCAGGAGAAGGCGCAGGCCGCCCAGCAGGCCGCCGAGCAGGCCGCGTCGTTCGCCGAGCAGGCGAAGGACGCCGCGACCATCGCGCTGGGAAAGGGACAGACCGAACTCGATGCCCTGCAGAGCCAGCTGACCACCCAGCAGGCCGCCTACCGGTCGGCACTGGACAACACGGCGTCGCTGAAGTCCCAGCGTGAGGCCTACGACCAGTGGCTGGTCGAGAAGAAGGCCGAGGAAGAGCGTCAGCGCGTGCTGGCCGAACAGCGCCGTCAGGCCGCCATCGTCGAGGCGGCACGCAAGGCCGCTGTCGAGCGGGCAGCCGCCGAGGCCAGGGCCCAGGCCATCGCCGAGGCACAGGCACAGGCGGAGGCAGATCGTCAGGCTGCCCTGCGGGCGGCCGAGGCGGCGGCAGCGCGGGAGGCCTCGATCAAGGCAGCGGCCGACGCCCAGGAGCGCAGGATCGCGGCGACGGAGGCAGCCGCGGAACAGAGCAGGCAGCAGGCAGCTGCCGCCGAGGCGAGGCAGGCTGCGGCTGACCGGAGCGCCGCCACGAGTGCGGCAGCATCCCGCGAGGCCGCCGCGGCACAAGCTGCCTCAGACGCGCGGGCCGCTGCCGCCCGCAGGGCCGCGGCCGCACAACGTGCCGTCGACCAGCGGGCAGAAGCGAGTGCGGCAGCATCCCGCCAGGCCGCCGCAGAGCAAGCCGCCGCAGAGCAAGCCGCCGCGGCCGCCCGGGCCGCTGCCGGCACAGCTGCCGCCCGCACGGCCGCGGCCGCACAACGTGCCGCCGACCAGCGGGCAGAAGCGAGTGCGGCAGCATCCCGCCAGGCCGCCGCAGAGCAAGCTGCCGCAGAGCGAGCAGCCGCAGACGGACGGGCCGCTGCCGCCCGCAGGGCCGCGGCTGCACAACGTGCCGTTGACCAGCGGGCAGAAGCGCGTACGGCAGCATCCCGCCAGGCCGCCGCAGAGCAAGCTGCCGCAGACGGACGGGCCGCTGCCAGCGCAGCCGCCGCCCGCAGGGCCGCGGCCGCACAACGTGCCGCCGACCAGCGGGCAGAAGCGAGTGCGGCAGCATCCCGCCGGGCCGCCGCAGCGCAAGCTGCCGCACAAGGGCGGGCCGCTGCCAGTGCAGCTGCCGCCCGCAGGGCCGCGGCCGCACAACGAGCCGCCGACCGGCGGGCTGCTTCAGCGGCTGCGGACGCGAGGCGACAAGCGGCACTGCGCGCCCAGGCCACCGAGCGGGCGCGGGTCGCTGCCGCCCGCAGGGCCAAGGAGATGGCCGACAAGCTCAAGCAGATCCGCGGCAACGGCACCGGCGGGGGCTCCTACTTCCAGAACTGCGACGCTGCCCGCTCGGCCGGGTTCGCACCGATGCGCAGGGGCGAAGCCGGCTATCGCGCCGGGTTGGATCCGAACAGCAACGGGATCGCGTGCGACGCCGGCGCCGGGTCCGCCCCGTCCGCCGGGTCGGGAAGCTCCGGTGGATCGGGGAGCTCGGGTGGCGGCTCGGTCTCCGTTCCCAGCGATGGGTCCAAGGGATCCATCGTGGTCAACGCCGCGCTCAAGTGGTTGGGAACGCCCTACTCGTGGGGCGGTGGCAACTCCTCCGGACCCACTACCGGCATCAGCGCGGGATGCACCTCGACCTGTCAGCAGTACGAGCCTTGGAACACCGTCGGCTTCGACTGTTCCGGTCTGACGCTCTACGCGTGGGCCCAGGCCGGCGTCAGCCTGCCGCACTACTCGGCCTACCAGTTCCAGTCCGGGCAGCGGATCTCCCGGTCCGACGTGCAGCCGGGTGATCTGGTCTTCTTCGCCGACAACACCTCCGACTGGACGACCATCCACCACGTCGCCATCTACCTGGGCAACGGCCAGCTGATCGAGGCTCCGCAGTCCGGCGTGCCGGTACGGATCCGTGGCTGGCGCGACGACGGCTACATCGGCGCTGTACGACCCGGCACCTGA
- a CDS encoding MoxR family ATPase, with amino-acid sequence MTAEMNGPVPPRGSGPAAQGPIPTAGGAASDAALLERTVFEVKRVIVGQDRLVERMLVGLLARGHLLIEGVPGVAKTLAVETFSRVVGGTFSRIQFTPDLVPSDLLGTRIYRAGREEFDTELGPVVANFVLADEINRAPAKVQSALLEVMAERHVSIGGTTFPMPDPFLVMATQNPIENEGVYPLPEAQRDRFLFKLLVDYPSPEEEREIIYRMGVAPPSASKVLEISELVRLQRSASNVFVHHALVDYVVRLVYATRTPADHGLDDVAGWLSYGASPRASLGIVAAARALALVRGRDFVVPQDVVDVAADVLRHRLVLSYDALADGVPVDAILSRLLQAIPLPQVSPLPQPGVA; translated from the coding sequence GTGACGGCTGAGATGAACGGACCCGTACCACCCAGAGGATCCGGACCAGCCGCCCAAGGCCCCATCCCCACGGCCGGTGGCGCCGCATCCGACGCCGCTCTCCTGGAGCGCACCGTGTTCGAGGTCAAGCGGGTCATCGTCGGTCAGGACCGACTCGTGGAACGCATGCTCGTCGGTCTGCTGGCCAGGGGCCATCTGTTGATCGAGGGGGTGCCCGGCGTCGCCAAGACGCTCGCGGTCGAGACCTTCTCGCGAGTCGTCGGCGGTACCTTCTCCCGCATCCAGTTCACCCCTGACCTCGTACCCTCCGACCTGCTCGGCACGCGCATCTATCGGGCCGGGCGGGAGGAGTTCGACACCGAACTCGGACCGGTGGTTGCCAACTTCGTGCTCGCTGACGAGATCAATCGGGCCCCGGCGAAGGTGCAGTCGGCGCTGCTGGAGGTGATGGCCGAGCGGCACGTGTCGATCGGCGGCACCACCTTTCCGATGCCGGATCCGTTCCTGGTGATGGCCACCCAGAACCCGATCGAGAACGAGGGCGTCTACCCGCTGCCGGAGGCCCAGCGCGACCGCTTCCTGTTCAAGCTGCTGGTGGACTACCCCAGCCCGGAGGAGGAACGCGAGATCATCTACCGGATGGGGGTGGCGCCCCCCAGCGCATCCAAGGTGCTGGAGATCTCCGAGCTGGTCCGTCTGCAACGCTCGGCTTCGAACGTGTTCGTCCACCACGCCTTGGTCGACTACGTCGTCCGCCTGGTCTACGCGACCCGGACGCCCGCCGACCACGGTCTCGATGACGTCGCGGGCTGGCTGTCGTACGGCGCCTCGCCCCGCGCCTCCCTCGGCATCGTCGCGGCCGCGCGTGCGCTCGCCCTGGTCCGCGGACGTGACTTCGTCGTGCCGCAGGACGTGGTCGACGTCGCCGCCGACGTGTTGCGGCACCGGCTCGTGCTGTCATACGACGCCCTCGCCGACGGCGTGCCGGTCGATGCGATCCTGTCCCGTCTGCTGCAGGCGATCCCGTTGCCACAGGTCAGCCCGCTACCCCAGCCGGGCGTCGCCTGA
- a CDS encoding sugar ABC transporter substrate-binding protein produces MTDPTPQRPSPLNRRQFFAVGGSLAAAGVLAACGSDTGRTAASSPGAAASTGSTSTATGSSSAAVSASSVSGGPSSSAGGAKPTLQQWYHQYGEEGTKAAVEKYAAAYPDATVKVGWFPGDYDSKLASALLTADAPDVFEAGNGPSIDAIQGGLVEPLDDLLGDAKSDFNQALISRMSYQDKLYAIPQVIDMQLLVYRKSLLDAAGVKPPTTFDELAAAAKALTDGDQKGLFVGNDGGVGILTGPTLWSVGADYLTDDDKVGFTDPSVATAFGKLHELFASDSLLLGAPSDWFSADAINTGLTAMQFTGLWTFPDLIKELGDDFGVLPWPKFSADGAGAPSVPIGAFGSAVSAKGKNVDAAKAFVKYLWVDNAADQVDFAQSYGFHFPARESLADQATKLKEGTAAEAVKILQEYSHAQSPLLWTPASATALSDAVTKIIKNGADPASTLAGVVSKVKAELKRVVK; encoded by the coding sequence ATGACCGACCCCACCCCGCAGCGCCCGTCCCCGCTCAACCGTCGGCAGTTCTTCGCAGTGGGCGGCAGCCTCGCCGCGGCCGGCGTGCTGGCAGCCTGCGGCTCCGACACCGGCCGCACCGCTGCGTCCTCCCCGGGCGCCGCCGCCAGCACGGGCAGCACATCCACGGCTACCGGCAGCTCGTCCGCAGCGGTCAGCGCGTCGTCCGTCTCCGGCGGGCCGTCCTCGTCCGCAGGTGGAGCCAAGCCGACGCTGCAGCAGTGGTATCACCAGTACGGCGAGGAGGGCACCAAGGCCGCGGTCGAGAAGTACGCGGCCGCGTATCCCGACGCCACCGTCAAGGTCGGTTGGTTCCCCGGCGACTACGACTCGAAGTTGGCTTCGGCGTTGCTCACCGCTGACGCCCCCGACGTGTTCGAGGCCGGCAACGGTCCGTCGATCGACGCGATCCAGGGCGGACTCGTGGAACCGCTGGACGACCTGCTCGGAGATGCCAAGAGCGACTTCAACCAGGCCCTCATCTCCCGGATGAGCTATCAAGACAAGCTCTATGCGATTCCGCAGGTGATCGACATGCAGCTGCTCGTGTATCGCAAGTCGTTGTTGGACGCCGCCGGAGTGAAGCCGCCCACCACCTTCGACGAGCTGGCTGCCGCCGCGAAGGCTCTGACCGACGGCGATCAGAAGGGTCTGTTCGTCGGCAACGACGGCGGTGTCGGCATTCTCACCGGCCCGACGCTGTGGTCCGTGGGCGCCGACTACCTTACCGACGACGACAAGGTGGGCTTCACCGATCCGTCGGTGGCGACCGCGTTCGGCAAGCTGCACGAGCTGTTCGCCTCCGACAGTCTGCTGCTCGGCGCGCCCAGCGACTGGTTCTCCGCCGATGCCATCAACACCGGACTGACCGCGATGCAGTTCACCGGTCTGTGGACCTTCCCCGACCTGATCAAGGAGCTGGGCGACGACTTCGGTGTACTGCCATGGCCGAAGTTCTCCGCCGACGGTGCCGGTGCGCCCAGCGTGCCGATCGGCGCCTTCGGGTCCGCAGTGTCGGCGAAGGGCAAGAACGTCGATGCGGCGAAGGCCTTCGTCAAGTACCTGTGGGTCGACAACGCGGCCGACCAGGTCGACTTCGCCCAGAGCTACGGCTTCCATTTCCCGGCCCGCGAGAGCCTCGCCGACCAGGCCACGAAGCTCAAGGAGGGGACTGCTGCAGAGGCGGTGAAGATCCTGCAGGAGTACAGCCACGCCCAGAGCCCGCTGCTGTGGACGCCGGCCTCGGCCACCGCGCTGAGCGACGCAGTCACCAAGATCATCAAGAACGGTGCCGATCCGGCCTCGACGTTGGCGGGTGTCGTGAGCAAGGTCAAGGCCGAACTCAAGCGGGTCGTCAAGTAA
- a CDS encoding helix-turn-helix domain-containing protein, with product MPRVSESHLEARRRQILDAARTAFARYGFEGATVRVLEEGAGLSRGAIFHHFEDKDALFLALAEADVEEMAHTVAAHGLVQVMRELIVRPDEGWLGTQLEISRRLRTDTEFRTTWAQRSSAVSIATRERLQRQRDAGKLRDDVDIEVLASYLELVLEGLVTHLATGLPADRFGVVLDLVESSVRRDSLVERTQ from the coding sequence GTGCCGAGAGTCTCGGAGTCCCACCTCGAAGCACGGAGGCGGCAGATCCTCGATGCGGCCCGTACCGCGTTCGCGCGGTACGGGTTCGAGGGTGCGACCGTCCGCGTGCTCGAGGAGGGCGCCGGACTCAGCCGCGGGGCGATCTTCCACCACTTCGAGGACAAGGACGCCCTGTTCCTCGCGCTGGCCGAAGCCGACGTCGAGGAGATGGCGCACACCGTTGCGGCACACGGTCTCGTCCAGGTGATGCGTGAGCTGATCGTCCGGCCCGACGAGGGCTGGCTGGGCACCCAGCTGGAGATCTCCCGTCGGTTGCGCACCGACACCGAGTTCCGCACCACCTGGGCCCAACGCTCGTCGGCGGTGTCCATCGCCACCCGTGAGCGCCTTCAGCGGCAGCGAGATGCGGGCAAGCTCCGCGACGACGTCGACATCGAGGTGTTGGCGTCGTACCTGGAGCTCGTGCTCGAAGGCCTCGTGACGCACCTCGCCACCGGCCTGCCCGCCGACCGGTTCGGCGTGGTGCTGGACCTGGTGGAGTCGTCCGTCCGGCGGGACTCGCTGGTCGAGCGAACGCAGTGA
- a CDS encoding sugar ABC transporter permease, with translation MSAPTVVAPRPARRGTLKQRLLGPQNRNLWFWVFVGPFLVGLAIFVYVPILWSLYLSFFDARNTVTPTDFVGFDNYTFMLTDPAFLSSMGTFLVFAIFIVPVTFAFGLGLALAVNRTRWFQAFFRSAFFLPAACSYVVAALIWKMSIFNGFRSGVANGLLGVFDIDSVKWLSITTPPWYWLVLVTLRLWLQVGFYMILFLAGLQRIPPILYEAASIDGAKPGWQTFRYITFPQLRATSVAVLVLLLINAFQAFDEFYNILSNFGTYPPYARPPLVYLYYVALGSQQDLGRGSAGAIILAILIGLITVLQARFTREKRS, from the coding sequence ATGAGCGCCCCGACAGTTGTTGCCCCCAGACCCGCCCGGCGCGGCACGCTGAAGCAGCGACTGCTCGGGCCGCAGAACCGCAACCTGTGGTTCTGGGTGTTCGTCGGACCGTTCCTCGTCGGGTTGGCGATCTTCGTCTACGTCCCGATCCTGTGGAGCCTCTACCTGTCGTTCTTCGACGCGCGCAACACGGTCACCCCGACCGATTTCGTCGGTTTCGACAACTACACGTTCATGCTCACCGACCCGGCATTCCTGTCGAGCATGGGCACCTTCCTGGTGTTCGCGATCTTCATCGTCCCGGTCACTTTCGCGTTCGGACTGGGGCTCGCGCTCGCGGTCAACCGGACCCGCTGGTTCCAGGCGTTCTTCCGGTCCGCGTTCTTCCTGCCGGCCGCATGTTCGTACGTCGTGGCCGCGCTGATCTGGAAGATGTCGATCTTCAACGGGTTCCGATCAGGGGTGGCCAACGGCCTGCTCGGGGTCTTCGACATCGACTCGGTCAAGTGGCTGTCGATCACCACCCCGCCCTGGTACTGGCTGGTGCTGGTCACCCTGCGGCTGTGGTTGCAGGTCGGCTTCTACATGATCTTGTTCCTGGCCGGGCTGCAGCGCATCCCGCCGATCCTCTACGAGGCGGCGTCGATCGACGGCGCCAAACCCGGATGGCAGACCTTCCGGTACATCACCTTCCCGCAACTCCGCGCGACGTCGGTGGCGGTGCTGGTGTTGTTGCTGATCAACGCGTTCCAGGCGTTCGACGAGTTCTACAACATCCTGTCGAACTTCGGCACCTACCCGCCCTATGCCAGGCCTCCGCTGGTCTATCTCTACTACGTCGCGCTCGGCTCCCAGCAGGACCTGGGCCGGGGCAGCGCCGGAGCGATCATCCTGGCGATCCTGATCGGTCTGATCACCGTGCTGCAGGCCAGGTTCACCCGGGAGAAGAGGTCATGA
- a CDS encoding aconitate hydratase — MSPSLNSFAARTSLAVGDDEYEIFRIKGVEGLENADRLPFSLKVLLENLIRTEDGANITRDHILALANWDPNAEPDTEIQFTPARVIMQDFTGVPCVVDLATMREAMADLGGDPDRINPLAPAEMVIDHSVIADVFGRADAFERNVALEYERNRERYQFLRWGQTAFDEFKVVPPGTGIVHQVNIEHLARVVMSRGGQAYPDSCVGTDSHTTMVNGIGVLGWGVGGIEAEAAMLGQPVSMLIPRVVGFKLSGQIPAGTTATDVVLTITEMLRKHGVVGKFVEFYGEGVGAVPLANRATIGNMSPEFGSTAAMFPIDVETIDYLTLTGRPAAQVALVEAYAKEQGLWHDPSTEPVFSEYLELDLSTVVPSIAGPKRPQDRIEVSNAKAAFRTSIHDYVSADGSPELTDLDETVEDSFPASDPAPTDPKFAGDEQVRPARLMSAADGRSGRPSKPTKVSTAEYGDFELDHGAVVIAAITSCTNTSNPSVMLGAAILARNAVERGLSVKPWVKTTMAPGSQVVTDYYEKAGLWPYLEKLGYHLVGYGCTTCIGNSGPLPEEISAAVNEADLSVVSVLSGNRNFEGRINPDVKMNYLASPPLVIAYALAGTMDFDFATQPLGVDPEGKEVFLTDIWPSPQEIQETMLSSITQEMFTKDYADVFDGGERWKALPTPEGKTFKWEPDSTYVRKPPYFEGMQIDPTPVVDITGAKVLALLGDSVTTDHISPAGAIRADTPAGKYLTEHGIERKDFNSYGSRRGNHEVMIRGTFANIRLRNQLLDAVVDGGVQGGYTRDFTVEGGPQAFIYDASAHYQAAEIPLVVLGGKEYGSGSSRDWAAKGTALLGVKAVITESFERIHRSNLIGMGVIPLQFPAGESAKTLGLDGTEIFDIAGITALNEGGTPRTVKVTATKTIDGVESSIDFDAVVRIDTPGEADYYRNGGIMQYVLRSLLKPGAQSAQAH; from the coding sequence GTGAGCCCCAGCCTGAACAGCTTCGCCGCCCGTACGAGCCTTGCCGTCGGGGACGACGAGTACGAGATCTTTCGGATCAAGGGGGTCGAGGGCCTGGAGAACGCGGACCGGCTGCCTTTCTCTCTCAAGGTCCTCCTGGAGAACCTGATCCGCACCGAGGACGGCGCGAACATCACCCGCGACCACATTCTCGCGTTGGCGAACTGGGACCCGAACGCCGAACCGGACACCGAGATCCAGTTCACCCCGGCGCGCGTCATCATGCAGGACTTCACCGGCGTGCCGTGTGTGGTCGACCTGGCCACGATGCGCGAGGCGATGGCCGACCTCGGCGGCGACCCGGACCGGATCAATCCCCTCGCCCCCGCCGAGATGGTCATCGACCACTCGGTGATCGCCGACGTGTTCGGCCGCGCTGACGCCTTCGAACGGAACGTGGCGCTGGAGTACGAGCGCAACCGCGAGCGCTACCAGTTCCTGCGCTGGGGCCAGACCGCCTTCGACGAGTTCAAGGTCGTCCCGCCGGGCACCGGAATCGTCCACCAGGTCAACATCGAGCACCTTGCTCGCGTCGTGATGTCGCGGGGCGGTCAGGCCTACCCGGACTCCTGCGTCGGTACCGATTCGCACACCACCATGGTCAACGGCATCGGCGTCCTCGGCTGGGGCGTCGGCGGTATCGAAGCCGAGGCCGCCATGCTGGGCCAGCCGGTCTCGATGCTGATCCCCCGGGTCGTCGGGTTCAAGCTCAGCGGCCAGATCCCGGCCGGCACCACCGCCACCGACGTCGTGCTGACGATCACCGAGATGCTGCGCAAGCACGGCGTCGTCGGCAAGTTCGTGGAGTTCTACGGTGAGGGTGTCGGCGCCGTCCCGCTGGCCAACCGGGCCACCATCGGCAACATGAGCCCGGAGTTCGGCTCCACCGCCGCGATGTTCCCGATCGACGTCGAGACGATCGACTATCTGACGCTCACCGGCCGCCCCGCCGCACAGGTGGCGCTGGTCGAGGCGTACGCGAAGGAGCAGGGGCTCTGGCACGACCCGTCCACCGAGCCGGTCTTCTCCGAGTACCTCGAGCTCGACCTGTCGACGGTGGTCCCGTCGATCGCCGGACCGAAGCGTCCGCAGGACCGGATCGAGGTCTCGAACGCGAAGGCCGCCTTCCGCACGTCGATCCACGACTACGTCTCCGCCGACGGCAGCCCGGAACTCACCGACCTCGACGAGACTGTCGAGGACTCCTTCCCCGCCTCCGATCCCGCGCCGACCGACCCGAAGTTCGCCGGCGACGAGCAGGTCCGCCCGGCGAGGCTGATGTCGGCCGCTGACGGCCGCAGCGGCCGGCCGTCGAAGCCGACGAAGGTCTCGACCGCGGAGTACGGCGACTTCGAGCTCGACCACGGCGCAGTGGTGATCGCCGCGATCACCTCGTGCACCAACACGTCCAACCCGTCGGTGATGCTCGGCGCAGCCATCCTGGCGCGCAACGCCGTCGAGCGCGGATTGTCGGTCAAGCCCTGGGTCAAGACCACGATGGCTCCCGGTTCGCAGGTGGTCACCGACTACTACGAGAAGGCCGGCCTGTGGCCGTACCTGGAGAAGTTGGGTTATCACCTGGTCGGTTACGGCTGCACCACCTGCATCGGCAACTCCGGCCCACTGCCGGAGGAGATCTCGGCGGCCGTCAACGAAGCCGACCTGTCGGTGGTGTCGGTACTGTCCGGCAACCGCAACTTCGAGGGCCGGATCAACCCGGACGTCAAGATGAACTACCTGGCCTCGCCTCCCCTGGTGATCGCGTATGCCCTGGCCGGGACCATGGACTTCGACTTCGCCACCCAGCCGCTGGGTGTCGACCCGGAGGGCAAGGAGGTCTTCCTGACCGACATCTGGCCGTCGCCGCAGGAGATCCAGGAGACGATGCTGTCGTCGATCACCCAGGAGATGTTCACCAAGGACTACGCCGACGTCTTCGACGGCGGCGAGCGCTGGAAGGCGCTGCCCACCCCCGAGGGCAAGACCTTCAAGTGGGAGCCCGACTCCACCTACGTCCGCAAGCCCCCGTACTTCGAGGGCATGCAGATCGACCCGACGCCGGTCGTCGACATCACCGGCGCCAAGGTGCTGGCGCTGCTGGGGGACTCGGTGACCACCGATCACATCTCCCCCGCCGGCGCCATCAGGGCCGACACCCCGGCCGGGAAGTACCTCACCGAGCACGGCATCGAGCGCAAGGACTTCAACTCCTACGGCTCGCGCCGCGGCAACCACGAGGTGATGATCCGCGGCACCTTCGCGAACATCCGGCTGCGCAACCAGCTGCTGGACGCCGTCGTCGACGGTGGAGTGCAGGGCGGCTACACCCGCGACTTCACCGTCGAGGGCGGCCCGCAGGCGTTCATCTACGACGCCTCGGCCCACTACCAGGCTGCCGAAATCCCGCTGGTCGTGTTGGGCGGCAAGGAGTACGGCTCCGGGTCCTCGCGCGACTGGGCGGCCAAGGGCACGGCACTGCTCGGCGTGAAGGCCGTCATCACCGAGTCGTTCGAGCGGATCCACCGCTCGAACCTGATCGGCATGGGCGTCATCCCGCTCCAGTTCCCGGCCGGCGAGTCCGCGAAGACCCTGGGGCTGGACGGTACCGAGATCTTCGACATCGCCGGCATCACCGCCCTGAACGAGGGCGGCACGCCGCGCACGGTGAAGGTGACGGCCACGAAGACCATTGACGGCGTCGAGTCCAGCATCGATTTCGATGCGGTCGTGCGGATCGACACCCCCGGCGAGGCCGACTACTACCGCAACGGCGGCATCATGCAGTACGTCCTGCGCAGCCTGCTGAAGCCGGGCGCGCAGTCGGCCCAGGCGCACTGA
- a CDS encoding carbohydrate ABC transporter permease, with the protein MSTPVHGAESQAFTSAAPTVARRTGIQRPPIERLGVAVRTVFLVVGALLFLMPFYLLIRNALANRREIVGLKFTWWPGELQWTNFAEAFSSTNDVPMGRAMVNSVIVSVTQTVLTVVLAAMAGYGLARIPFRYSKLISGTVLATLLIPSAVTFVPTFVMVSSLGWVSSLRGLIIPGLFSALAVFLFRQQFSDFPKDLEEAGRIDGLGWFGVFWRVVVPNTGAFFAAVGAITFLGSWNSFLWPLVIGQDPSSWTIQVALSAFTTSQTVDYSQLFAAAVIAVLPVLVLFLALQRFIRQGYESTGSTG; encoded by the coding sequence ATGAGCACCCCCGTCCACGGCGCGGAATCACAGGCCTTCACCTCGGCCGCCCCCACCGTCGCGCGCCGCACCGGCATCCAGCGGCCGCCGATCGAACGGCTCGGCGTCGCCGTGCGGACCGTGTTCCTGGTGGTCGGCGCGCTGCTGTTCCTGATGCCGTTCTACCTGCTGATCCGCAACGCGCTCGCCAACCGGCGCGAGATCGTCGGACTGAAGTTCACCTGGTGGCCGGGGGAGTTGCAGTGGACCAACTTCGCCGAGGCCTTCTCCTCCACCAACGACGTGCCGATGGGCCGGGCGATGGTCAACTCGGTCATCGTGTCGGTGACCCAGACCGTGCTCACCGTCGTCCTTGCGGCGATGGCAGGCTACGGCCTCGCGCGGATCCCGTTCCGGTACTCGAAGCTGATCTCCGGGACGGTGCTGGCCACCTTGCTCATCCCGTCGGCGGTGACATTCGTGCCGACCTTCGTGATGGTGTCGTCACTGGGTTGGGTCTCGTCCCTGCGTGGGCTGATCATCCCCGGGTTGTTCTCGGCGCTGGCGGTGTTCCTGTTCCGCCAACAGTTCTCGGACTTCCCCAAGGACCTCGAGGAGGCCGGCCGGATCGACGGTCTCGGCTGGTTCGGGGTGTTCTGGCGCGTGGTGGTGCCCAATACGGGGGCGTTCTTCGCCGCCGTCGGGGCGATCACCTTCCTCGGCAGCTGGAACTCGTTCCTCTGGCCGTTGGTGATCGGTCAGGACCCGAGTTCGTGGACGATCCAGGTGGCGCTCTCCGCCTTCACCACCTCGCAGACCGTCGACTACTCGCAGCTGTTCGCCGCCGCCGTCATCGCGGTACTGCCGGTGCTGGTGCTGTTCCTGGCGCTGCAGCGGTTCATCCGCCAGGGCTACGAGAGCACCGGTTCGACCGGCTGA